The Ralstonia wenshanensis genome includes a region encoding these proteins:
- a CDS encoding leucine-rich repeat domain-containing protein — MFGLRRSPANAGGPAAARPNIRAGTSTGPSRTAPNSPLHVHAPALESPLHGAAAVNARIAGSGVRLALEAWHAQMLTRIADYRPANPPAHFNAERQLNVALTHIEDVARGRREPADKIELKATPVLHLPDLVSEIAHLKTLHLSDCDLRELPHDLGNLGLLETLKLHDNQRLHAVPDTLGQLSSLKHLEIVGSGVRELPAMHGLANLEHLAIQHSPLTWLPRDIGNARKLKTLSLAHTYLREIPASIGNLSKLTELNLHNNVGLTSVPDSIGQLRHLKTLDLSDCPQLRAVPASVGKLHQIKTLDLRGCTGLTMQGLPKSLITPMPGRKVHFPEHLRTEIGKVREEWAMKNAPRLQLLQADIERKNEEMENAVFGSASDMNDGQLFSVAFRLKHAHDKLPEVRNQALRNPAAPQADASAAMRQALANAFNVEPDREVFARLDIAARALPRALQHELADLVASSSGRQLVIAIGEGAFGVRGSSRLQQMLPAFAQKIANHAQIQSLREQARRPLSTSPAHQVAAQLVPIVQQLWTATQAQAALAALAQPLQTELKSLLASEAGRQFVLDLSKVAEGAKGTSTLRRLLPQLATRIAHDPKAQALHRLARQDQHGTADERREGLALALLPIAQHHWNALAQQGVAEPSNRR, encoded by the coding sequence TTGTTCGGGCTGCGCCGCTCGCCCGCCAATGCCGGCGGGCCTGCCGCTGCACGCCCCAACATCCGTGCCGGCACGTCCACTGGCCCATCGCGCACGGCGCCAAACAGCCCACTCCATGTACACGCCCCCGCGCTGGAAAGCCCACTGCACGGCGCCGCCGCCGTGAATGCGCGCATCGCCGGTTCCGGTGTCCGCCTGGCCCTGGAAGCGTGGCACGCGCAGATGCTTACCCGGATTGCCGACTACCGCCCGGCAAACCCGCCTGCCCACTTCAATGCGGAACGACAGCTCAACGTTGCACTGACGCACATCGAAGACGTAGCGCGAGGGCGTCGAGAGCCCGCAGACAAGATCGAACTGAAAGCGACGCCCGTGCTCCATCTGCCGGATCTCGTCTCCGAAATCGCACACCTCAAGACGCTCCACCTGTCGGATTGCGACTTGCGCGAGTTGCCGCATGATCTGGGCAACCTTGGCCTGCTGGAGACGCTCAAGCTGCACGACAACCAACGCTTGCATGCGGTGCCCGACACGCTCGGGCAGCTGTCGAGCCTGAAACATCTTGAAATCGTGGGAAGTGGCGTGCGCGAGTTGCCGGCCATGCACGGTCTGGCGAACCTGGAGCACCTTGCCATCCAGCATTCACCGCTCACCTGGCTGCCGCGCGACATCGGCAACGCACGCAAACTGAAAACACTGTCTCTTGCGCATACCTATCTCCGCGAAATACCTGCCAGCATCGGCAATCTGTCGAAGCTCACCGAACTGAACCTCCACAACAACGTAGGCCTGACTTCGGTGCCTGATTCCATTGGGCAACTGCGTCATCTGAAAACGCTCGATCTCTCCGACTGTCCGCAGCTCCGTGCCGTGCCGGCGTCGGTCGGAAAACTACACCAGATCAAGACCCTCGATCTGCGTGGCTGCACGGGCCTCACCATGCAGGGTCTGCCGAAATCGCTCATCACCCCGATGCCCGGCCGCAAGGTGCACTTCCCGGAACATCTGCGCACCGAAATCGGCAAGGTGCGTGAAGAATGGGCGATGAAGAATGCGCCGCGCCTTCAACTGCTGCAGGCCGACATCGAGCGCAAGAACGAAGAGATGGAAAACGCCGTCTTCGGTTCGGCAAGCGACATGAATGACGGCCAATTGTTCTCGGTCGCGTTTCGACTGAAGCATGCCCATGACAAGTTGCCCGAAGTGAGGAATCAGGCCCTGCGCAATCCGGCAGCCCCGCAGGCCGATGCGTCTGCCGCCATGCGGCAGGCGTTGGCCAACGCGTTCAACGTTGAGCCCGATCGCGAGGTGTTCGCACGTTTGGATATCGCTGCACGTGCATTGCCGCGCGCCCTGCAGCATGAACTGGCCGATCTGGTGGCCTCCAGCTCGGGGCGTCAACTGGTGATCGCCATTGGCGAAGGTGCATTTGGCGTGCGAGGCTCCAGCCGGCTGCAGCAGATGCTTCCCGCGTTCGCGCAGAAGATTGCCAACCACGCGCAGATCCAGAGTCTGCGCGAACAGGCAAGGCGTCCTCTGTCAACCAGCCCTGCGCACCAGGTGGCTGCACAGCTGGTACCGATTGTTCAGCAGTTGTGGACCGCCACGCAGGCCCAGGCCGCACTCGCGGCGCTTGCACAACCATTGCAGACTGAACTGAAATCGCTGCTGGCCTCAGAAGCTGGCCGCCAGTTCGTGTTGGACCTCAGCAAGGTGGCCGAGGGTGCCAAGGGAACGAGCACGCTCAGGCGGCTTCTGCCGCAATTGGCCACGCGGATTGCGCACGACCCGAAGGCGCAGGCCCTTCACCGGCTGGCACGGCAGGATCAACACGGCACTGCAGACGAACGCCGGGAAGGCCTTGCGCTGGCACTGCTTCCCATCGCCCAGCACCACTGGAATGCGCTTGCGCAGCAAGGCGTCGCCGAGCCGTCAAACCGCCGTTGA